The following are from one region of the Paenibacillus sp. JZ16 genome:
- the rpoZ gene encoding DNA-directed RNA polymerase subunit omega: MLYPSIDEMMNKVDSKYSLVVAASRRARQLREGGVSELKHPKSHKFVGVALEEIYGDYVKIERGQD; the protein is encoded by the coding sequence ATGTTATATCCATCCATTGATGAAATGATGAATAAAGTAGACAGTAAATATTCTCTTGTGGTTGCAGCTTCCCGCCGCGCACGCCAATTGCGTGAAGGCGGAGTCAGCGAGTTGAAACATCCTAAATCCCATAAGTTTGTCGGTGTCGCTCTGGAAGAAATCTATGGCGATTACGTGAAAATCGAGCGGGGACAGGACTAA
- the priA gene encoding primosomal protein N' — MEMARVIVDVPSKDTDRPFDYLIPEELRPWVEVGSRVGVPFGHRTLQGFVVSLHPRPEMDSAKMKPIQEVLDVMAPLSPELIELGEWMKERYACRYISVLQSMLPTALKGKAERYISIGDSDTLQTDQTDGLFALLPESESEQEIIRFVSQKGEVSLQQLTRAFPDGAATIKALIGRGRLSEFQQIKDKLQKKTIKAVELAVSSEEAHQALASFPAKAQRQKEVLQYILEMEAFLPISQKDLLQTLGVTAGTVKGLADKGLITLEDIEVFRDPYRGRHFTPSTPLALTPEQQAVYRSIVHKLDERKHGVFLLHGVTGSGKTEIYLQTIQRCLEQERQAIVLVPEISLTPQMVERFKARFGDRVAVMHSRLSDGERYDEWRKIREGRASVVVGARSAVFAPFNRLGLIIMDEEHEGSYKQEETPKYHARDVAIHRAQLTGAAVILGSATPSLESYHAARSQAQDDFAPHLLEMPSRALGNKLPEVQVVDMREELREGNRSMFSRSLHAAISARLERGEQTVLLLNRRGYSTFVMCRSCGYVAGCPECDISLTYHQKSNNLRCHYCGYAAQAPEVCPDCGSEHIRYFGTGTQRVEEELAKLFPGIRVIRMDVDTTTEKGSHEKLLKQFRDKKGDVLLGTQMVAKGLDFPDVTLVGVITADSALNLPDFRAAEKTFQLLTQVAGRAGRHQLPGEVVIQSYTPEHYSIIHASSHDYLSFVKDELKHRKALHYPPYCRLILVTLSHEQLPLLVRMAENFAATIKSESDRRGWFGSLDRFDASALDILGPVASPIPRLKNRYRFQCMIKWRGTMDAVTLVRSVAEKLQDSARDSKLQISIDVDPQMLM, encoded by the coding sequence ATGGAAATGGCACGAGTGATTGTGGACGTGCCGTCCAAGGATACGGACCGGCCTTTTGATTATTTGATTCCTGAGGAACTTCGGCCCTGGGTCGAGGTAGGCAGCCGGGTCGGCGTGCCGTTCGGGCACCGTACGCTCCAGGGATTCGTGGTCTCTCTGCATCCCCGGCCCGAGATGGATTCGGCCAAAATGAAGCCGATTCAGGAAGTCCTCGATGTGATGGCGCCGCTTTCGCCTGAGCTGATTGAGCTTGGCGAATGGATGAAGGAGCGTTACGCATGCCGATATATATCGGTTCTGCAGTCGATGCTGCCTACGGCGCTGAAAGGGAAGGCGGAGCGGTATATTTCCATTGGCGATTCAGACACGTTGCAGACGGATCAAACCGACGGATTATTTGCGCTCCTGCCCGAAAGTGAGTCGGAGCAGGAGATCATCCGCTTTGTCAGTCAGAAAGGCGAGGTTTCGCTCCAGCAGTTAACGCGGGCATTTCCGGATGGCGCTGCGACCATTAAAGCGCTGATCGGCCGAGGACGGCTTAGCGAATTCCAGCAAATCAAGGATAAACTGCAGAAAAAAACGATAAAAGCGGTAGAGCTTGCCGTATCAAGCGAGGAAGCTCATCAGGCACTGGCTTCATTCCCGGCCAAGGCTCAGCGTCAGAAGGAAGTGCTCCAATATATTTTGGAGATGGAAGCATTTCTGCCGATATCGCAGAAGGATCTGCTCCAGACGCTGGGTGTCACCGCAGGCACCGTGAAGGGACTGGCTGACAAAGGGCTGATTACCCTCGAGGATATCGAAGTGTTCCGCGATCCGTATCGAGGGCGGCATTTCACGCCTAGCACCCCATTGGCGCTCACACCGGAGCAGCAAGCGGTGTATCGCAGCATCGTGCACAAGCTGGATGAACGCAAGCATGGCGTGTTTCTCCTGCACGGGGTGACGGGCAGCGGTAAGACCGAGATTTACCTGCAGACGATTCAGCGATGCCTCGAACAGGAACGTCAGGCGATTGTGCTGGTGCCCGAAATATCGCTGACGCCGCAAATGGTGGAACGGTTCAAAGCTCGTTTTGGCGATCGTGTGGCTGTTATGCACAGCCGGCTTTCAGATGGAGAGCGTTACGATGAATGGCGGAAAATAAGAGAAGGCCGGGCGTCCGTTGTCGTGGGCGCTCGATCGGCGGTATTCGCGCCGTTTAACCGTCTGGGATTGATCATTATGGATGAAGAGCATGAAGGCTCTTATAAGCAGGAAGAGACACCGAAGTACCATGCCCGGGATGTTGCGATTCACCGCGCCCAGCTGACCGGCGCAGCCGTCATTCTGGGTTCGGCAACGCCTTCGCTGGAGAGTTACCATGCGGCGAGATCGCAAGCTCAGGATGATTTTGCGCCTCATCTGCTGGAGATGCCGAGCCGTGCACTGGGCAACAAGCTGCCCGAGGTCCAGGTCGTGGATATGCGGGAGGAGCTTCGTGAAGGCAATCGCTCCATGTTCAGCCGGTCTCTGCATGCCGCGATTTCGGCAAGGCTGGAACGCGGGGAACAGACGGTGCTGCTGCTGAATCGGCGGGGCTACTCCACGTTTGTCATGTGCCGGAGCTGCGGATATGTGGCAGGCTGTCCGGAATGCGACATCTCGCTGACCTATCATCAGAAATCGAATAATTTGCGCTGCCACTATTGCGGTTATGCCGCCCAGGCGCCGGAGGTTTGCCCGGATTGCGGAAGCGAGCATATACGTTATTTCGGGACTGGCACACAGCGTGTCGAGGAAGAATTGGCCAAGCTGTTTCCCGGCATCCGCGTCATTCGGATGGACGTGGATACCACGACCGAGAAGGGCTCACATGAGAAGCTGCTGAAGCAGTTTCGGGATAAAAAAGGGGACGTGCTGCTAGGCACCCAGATGGTCGCCAAGGGCCTGGATTTCCCTGATGTCACCTTGGTCGGCGTCATTACGGCCGATTCGGCGTTGAACCTGCCCGATTTCCGGGCGGCCGAGAAGACGTTTCAGCTGCTCACTCAGGTTGCCGGAAGAGCAGGCCGCCATCAGCTGCCGGGTGAAGTGGTTATCCAATCCTATACGCCGGAGCACTATTCGATTATCCATGCAAGCAGCCATGATTATTTATCCTTCGTTAAGGACGAGCTGAAGCACCGCAAAGCGCTCCATTATCCGCCGTATTGCAGGCTGATCCTGGTGACGCTGTCGCATGAGCAGCTGCCGCTGCTGGTAAGAATGGCGGAAAATTTTGCCGCGACCATCAAAAGCGAATCCGACCGCCGGGGATGGTTTGGGAGCCTGGACCGATTCGACGCAAGCGCGCTCGATATATTGGGTCCGGTAGCTTCTCCCATTCCGCGGCTAAAAAATAGATACAGATTTCAATGTATGATAAAATGGCGGGGAACGATGGATGCTGTCACGCTGGTGCGCTCGGTTGCCGAGAAGCTGCAGGATTCGGCGCGGGACAGCAAGCTCCAGATCAGTATTGACGTAGATCCGCAAATGTTAATGTAA
- a CDS encoding bifunctional homocysteine S-methyltransferase/methylenetetrahydrofolate reductase — MKPNLRQAWENQVLVGDGAMGTYLYQKGFPVGISYEELNLTSPEVIGNVHRQYVEAGAQVIETNTFSANYDKLSKYGLEAKVGEINRAGVRIAREAAGDNGYVVGAVGSIRAGKRSNISTSELKRYFEEQLTVLISEGVDGILLETFYDVDEIQLALAQARMLSDLPVICQFAVEDIARTLDGFTMPDAYRILSQEGADVIGFNCRTGPNGIMRALETLNGIMNLPASVYPNAGIADYVDGEYRYGASPEYFGKTALEFADRGARIVGGCCGTTPEHIAEISSALSGYVPAPLPIVEEAEVNRIVIHETAQEQFYERSGEPTIVDIVKERHTVIVELDPPRDLDITKFMKGAEALKKAGADALTLADNSLAVTRMSNMALGHLVQARTGLRPLIHIACRDRNLIGTQSHMMGFDALGIDHVLAVTGDPARFGDLPDSSSVYDMTSFEIIRIIKQLNEGIAFSGKPLKQKAKFVVGAAFNPNVRHLDKAVARLEKKIASGADYVMTQPVYDPELMVRLREATAHLDIPIFIGIMPLASGRNAEYLHNEVPGIQLSDEVRSRMAGLEGEAGRAMGVKIGKELLDVATEHFNGIYLMTPFMFYEMSVQLMEYVWEKSGRRLTPLFH, encoded by the coding sequence ATGAAACCGAATCTTCGGCAGGCATGGGAGAATCAGGTACTGGTCGGTGACGGCGCGATGGGTACTTATTTATATCAAAAAGGATTTCCTGTGGGCATATCATATGAAGAACTGAATTTAACCTCCCCGGAGGTCATCGGGAACGTTCATCGCCAGTATGTTGAGGCTGGTGCGCAGGTCATTGAGACGAACACGTTCTCTGCCAATTATGACAAGCTGTCCAAATACGGCTTGGAGGCGAAGGTAGGAGAGATCAACCGCGCAGGCGTAAGAATTGCGCGTGAAGCCGCTGGCGATAACGGATATGTAGTGGGTGCGGTAGGCTCCATTCGCGCGGGCAAAAGAAGCAACATTTCCACGAGCGAGCTCAAGCGTTACTTCGAAGAGCAGCTGACGGTTCTCATATCGGAAGGCGTTGACGGCATTCTGCTCGAAACGTTCTATGACGTGGATGAAATTCAATTGGCTTTGGCGCAGGCTCGAATGCTAAGCGACTTGCCGGTGATCTGCCAGTTTGCGGTGGAGGATATTGCCCGCACGCTGGACGGCTTCACGATGCCGGATGCTTACCGCATCCTGAGCCAAGAAGGCGCGGACGTAATCGGCTTTAACTGCCGGACAGGTCCAAACGGCATCATGCGCGCGCTGGAAACCTTGAACGGTATTATGAATCTTCCGGCTTCGGTCTATCCGAATGCAGGGATCGCCGACTATGTGGACGGGGAATACCGGTATGGTGCGAGTCCCGAGTATTTCGGAAAGACGGCACTGGAGTTTGCGGATCGTGGCGCCCGGATTGTTGGCGGGTGCTGTGGAACGACGCCGGAGCATATTGCTGAAATTTCATCGGCGTTATCCGGTTACGTGCCTGCGCCGCTTCCGATCGTCGAGGAGGCTGAAGTCAACCGGATCGTGATTCACGAGACGGCCCAGGAGCAATTTTATGAACGCAGCGGGGAGCCGACGATTGTCGATATCGTGAAGGAGCGACATACCGTTATCGTGGAGCTGGACCCTCCAAGGGATTTGGATATCACCAAGTTCATGAAAGGTGCGGAAGCTTTGAAAAAAGCGGGAGCCGATGCGCTGACCCTTGCGGATAACTCGCTGGCCGTAACTCGCATGAGCAACATGGCGCTCGGCCATCTTGTACAAGCACGGACAGGATTGCGGCCGCTGATCCACATCGCTTGCCGTGACCGAAACCTGATCGGCACGCAGTCGCACATGATGGGCTTTGATGCGCTCGGCATCGACCATGTGCTTGCGGTGACCGGGGATCCGGCACGCTTCGGGGATTTGCCGGATTCCAGCTCGGTTTACGACATGACCTCATTTGAAATCATCCGCATAATCAAACAGCTGAACGAAGGTATTGCTTTTTCCGGAAAGCCGCTGAAGCAGAAGGCCAAATTCGTTGTCGGCGCAGCGTTCAATCCCAATGTAAGGCATCTTGACAAGGCGGTTGCTCGCTTGGAGAAGAAGATTGCCTCCGGTGCGGATTATGTGATGACGCAGCCCGTGTACGATCCCGAGTTAATGGTTAGGCTGAGAGAAGCGACGGCACATCTGGATATCCCGATCTTTATCGGCATCATGCCGCTGGCAAGCGGACGGAACGCGGAGTATCTGCATAACGAGGTGCCGGGCATTCAGCTCTCGGATGAAGTCCGCAGCCGCATGGCCGGGCTTGAAGGCGAAGCGGGCCGGGCAATGGGTGTCAAGATCGGCAAGGAGCTGTTGGATGTTGCAACAGAGCATTTTAACGGCATATATTTGATGACGCCGTTTATGTTCTATGAAATGAGCGTACAATTAATGGAGTATGTCTGGGAGAAATCGGGCCGCCGATTGACCCCCTTGTTTCATTAA
- the remA gene encoding extracellular matrix/biofilm regulator RemA gives MAIKLINIGFGNIVSANRIISIVSPESAPIKRIIQEARDRHMLIDATYGRRTRAVIITDSDHVILSAVQPETVAHRLSSKDDDNDE, from the coding sequence ATGGCAATCAAACTTATTAATATTGGCTTCGGAAACATCGTATCGGCCAATCGGATCATCTCAATCGTGAGTCCTGAATCGGCTCCGATCAAGAGGATCATTCAAGAAGCACGGGACCGTCATATGCTGATTGATGCTACATATGGCCGAAGGACACGGGCTGTTATCATTACGGATAGCGATCACGTGATTTTATCGGCTGTGCAGCCAGAAACGGTGGCTCACCGTCTGTCCAGCAAAGATGACGACAACGACGAATAA
- the dapF gene encoding diaminopimelate epimerase: MEFTKMHGLGNDFVVVYGEQELPSNASERAVKLCNRFFGIGADGLVYILPSAKADFMMRIMNSDGSEAEQCGNAIRCVAKYVYDHGYIDREKITIETIGAGVQQVRLTVQDGQVSSVRVDMGEPVLDGLSVPTLIDLHPVVNHPIEVDGREFRFTAVSMGNPHCVIYVDDAINFDLGAWGPKLEVHPLFPRKINVEFATVNSRGQVDMWVWERGAGPTLACGTGACATLVSSVLNGLTDRSATISLKGGDLFIEWEESDNHVYMTGPAEVVYAGTLAC, encoded by the coding sequence ATGGAATTTACGAAAATGCATGGACTTGGCAACGACTTCGTTGTCGTATACGGCGAACAAGAACTTCCATCCAATGCATCCGAACGGGCCGTGAAGCTGTGCAATCGCTTTTTCGGCATCGGTGCAGACGGACTTGTATATATTTTGCCTTCCGCGAAGGCTGATTTTATGATGCGCATCATGAACTCAGATGGTTCCGAAGCCGAACAATGCGGCAACGCCATTCGTTGTGTCGCGAAGTATGTGTATGATCACGGTTATATTGACCGAGAGAAGATTACCATTGAAACCATCGGCGCCGGAGTACAACAAGTGCGCCTTACGGTTCAGGACGGTCAAGTTAGCAGCGTGCGGGTCGATATGGGTGAACCGGTCCTGGATGGACTGAGCGTGCCTACATTGATCGATCTCCATCCGGTGGTGAATCATCCCATTGAAGTGGACGGCCGGGAATTCCGCTTCACCGCGGTATCCATGGGGAATCCGCACTGCGTCATTTATGTGGACGATGCCATTAACTTCGACCTCGGCGCATGGGGGCCCAAACTTGAGGTTCATCCGCTCTTCCCGAGAAAGATTAACGTGGAGTTTGCGACGGTGAACTCACGGGGGCAAGTAGATATGTGGGTATGGGAGCGCGGTGCAGGGCCGACCTTGGCCTGCGGCACCGGCGCCTGCGCAACATTGGTGTCCTCGGTGCTGAACGGATTGACAGATCGCAGCGCAACAATTTCTCTTAAAGGCGGAGACTTGTTCATCGAGTGGGAGGAGTCCGACAATCATGTGTACATGACAGGGCCGGCCGAGGTCGTGTACGCAGGAACGCTCGCCTGTTAG
- a CDS encoding YicC/YloC family endoribonuclease, producing the protein MSLSMTGYGQSVVDFQGYSISFEVKSVNHRYCEIVFRMPREWACFEDSLRRTVQSRIGRGRIDVYINKENNGESQGAVLNHTMVQAYLQAAEDLKSYGIKGDLAVRDILSLPDVLVSPSGLPMDEAQQKLWNDALLQGLEQALEGLIQMRSREGSFLVKDIEQRLDRLQLLHREMTELAPEVPEEYRKRLRQRIESLDDGSLAVDEHIFGMEVALFAERSNVDEELIRLHSHLEQCRELLHQKSPVGRKLDFLIQEMNREVNTIGSKANHLTLVNRVVEMKAELEKIREQAANVE; encoded by the coding sequence ATGTCATTGAGTATGACCGGATATGGGCAATCCGTTGTCGATTTTCAAGGTTACAGTATCTCTTTCGAAGTGAAGTCGGTCAATCATCGGTATTGTGAAATCGTCTTTCGTATGCCCCGTGAATGGGCCTGCTTCGAGGATTCACTTCGACGGACGGTACAGAGCCGAATCGGACGCGGACGGATTGATGTTTATATTAACAAGGAAAACAACGGCGAGTCCCAGGGTGCCGTGCTGAACCACACCATGGTTCAGGCGTATTTACAGGCAGCCGAGGATTTGAAGTCATATGGAATCAAGGGAGATCTGGCGGTGCGGGATATTTTGTCGCTGCCAGATGTTCTTGTTAGTCCGAGCGGACTTCCCATGGATGAAGCGCAGCAGAAGTTATGGAATGATGCGCTTCTTCAAGGTCTTGAACAAGCGCTGGAGGGTCTGATCCAGATGCGCAGCAGGGAAGGTTCTTTTCTCGTGAAGGATATCGAGCAGAGGCTTGACCGATTACAGCTGCTTCACCGAGAAATGACCGAACTTGCTCCTGAAGTTCCGGAAGAGTACCGGAAGCGTCTGAGGCAGCGCATTGAATCTCTTGATGACGGGTCGCTTGCTGTTGATGAACATATATTCGGAATGGAAGTTGCTCTGTTTGCTGAACGTTCCAATGTGGACGAGGAGTTGATTCGCCTTCACAGCCATTTGGAGCAATGCAGAGAGCTGCTTCATCAGAAAAGCCCTGTAGGCCGTAAACTGGATTTTCTGATTCAGGAAATGAACAGAGAAGTCAATACGATTGGATCGAAAGCCAATCATCTGACTCTGGTAAACCGTGTTGTCGAAATGAAAGCGGAACTGGAGAAGATTCGTGAACAAGCCGCTAATGTGGAATGA
- the def gene encoding peptide deformylase, with the protein MAIRIIVKEPDEVLHKKAKEVTKITPNVQKLLDDMADTMYDAEGVGLAAPQVGILKRLIVIDAGDEHGLIKMINPEIVESEGEQFGPEGCLSIPGWNGDVRRAEKVTVKGLDREGNEVVITGTGLLARAFQHEIDHLNGVLFTEIADRVYEYVPEQPRKELENR; encoded by the coding sequence ATGGCGATTCGTATTATCGTTAAAGAACCGGATGAGGTTCTTCATAAAAAGGCAAAGGAAGTTACCAAAATTACGCCGAACGTACAAAAGCTCCTGGACGATATGGCGGATACCATGTACGATGCGGAAGGCGTCGGACTGGCTGCGCCGCAGGTCGGCATTCTGAAGCGTTTGATCGTGATCGACGCCGGTGATGAGCACGGCTTGATCAAAATGATCAATCCGGAGATCGTGGAGAGCGAAGGCGAGCAATTCGGGCCGGAAGGCTGCCTGAGCATTCCAGGATGGAACGGAGATGTGCGCCGTGCGGAGAAAGTGACCGTTAAGGGGCTTGACCGCGAAGGCAATGAGGTTGTCATTACAGGTACCGGGCTGCTTGCGCGAGCGTTTCAGCATGAAATCGATCATCTGAACGGGGTGCTGTTTACGGAAATCGCTGACCGGGTGTATGAGTATGTTCCGGAACAGCCGAGAAAAGAGCTGGAGAACCGATGA
- the gmk gene encoding guanylate kinase, with protein sequence MSRGLLIVLSGPSGVGKGTVCTALRSRVPELVYSVSATTRSPRLGEVHGVNYFFKSREQFMDMIENDQLLEYAEYVGNYYGTPRDFVEETLASGKDIILEIEVQGALKVKEKFPEGIFVFLMPPSLDELKDRIQGRGTESQATIDHRMSVAVDEINLLQHYDYAVVNDEINLACERIQSIIIAEHCKVRK encoded by the coding sequence ATGTCTAGAGGATTATTGATTGTATTGTCCGGTCCTTCCGGGGTGGGTAAGGGAACCGTCTGTACGGCACTTCGCAGCCGGGTTCCGGAGCTGGTGTATTCGGTGTCAGCTACGACGCGTTCGCCACGGCTCGGTGAGGTACATGGTGTGAACTATTTTTTCAAAAGTCGGGAACAATTCATGGATATGATTGAGAACGACCAGCTTCTCGAATATGCGGAATACGTCGGGAACTATTATGGAACCCCGCGTGATTTTGTGGAAGAAACTTTAGCCTCCGGTAAGGATATTATACTGGAGATCGAAGTGCAGGGCGCACTGAAGGTCAAGGAGAAGTTTCCCGAGGGTATCTTTGTGTTTCTGATGCCGCCGTCGCTGGATGAACTGAAGGATCGGATCCAGGGCCGGGGAACAGAGAGCCAAGCGACCATCGACCACCGCATGTCCGTAGCGGTTGACGAAATCAATTTACTGCAGCATTATGATTATGCGGTAGTGAACGATGAAATCAATCTCGCTTGTGAGAGAATACAATCTATCATTATTGCCGAACATTGTAAGGTGAGAAAGTAA
- the fmt gene encoding methionyl-tRNA formyltransferase produces the protein MNIVFMGTPAFAVPSLEMLISEGYSIVAVVTQPDRPQGRKKVLTPTPVKEAALRHGIPVLQPQRLRNPEAVAELAAYKPDMIVTAAYGQILPKSVLDMPSLGCLNVHGSLLPAYRGGAPIQRSIINGESVTGITLMYMAEGLDTGDMIARTEVPIEDDDTAGTMFEKLSQAGAELLRSELPRLVKGKVDAEPQDETKATYAPNLTRDDERIDWTRTSREIYNQIRGLVPYSGGFTLWNGDVFKVWAAAKPDSAQTPSNDAQPGSVLELHEKGIVVKTGDGTLTLLTVQPSGKKAMDAAQFVRGTSLTVGTVLS, from the coding sequence ATGAATATCGTATTTATGGGCACCCCGGCCTTTGCAGTACCCAGTCTTGAAATGTTGATTAGCGAAGGTTATTCCATTGTCGCCGTCGTTACACAGCCTGACCGCCCGCAAGGGCGTAAAAAGGTGCTGACCCCAACGCCGGTTAAGGAAGCCGCTCTTCGTCACGGCATTCCTGTTCTGCAGCCTCAGCGCCTGCGGAATCCGGAAGCTGTGGCCGAGCTGGCCGCGTATAAGCCTGATATGATTGTCACCGCCGCCTATGGTCAAATCCTGCCGAAATCGGTGCTGGATATGCCGTCACTGGGCTGTCTCAATGTCCACGGCTCGCTGCTCCCCGCTTACCGGGGAGGAGCTCCGATTCAGCGCAGTATCATCAACGGAGAATCCGTAACAGGCATCACGTTGATGTATATGGCGGAGGGGCTCGACACGGGCGACATGATCGCCCGCACCGAGGTTCCCATTGAGGATGACGATACGGCCGGAACCATGTTTGAGAAGCTGAGCCAAGCCGGCGCGGAGCTGCTGCGATCGGAGCTGCCGCGGCTTGTGAAGGGCAAGGTGGATGCCGAGCCCCAGGATGAGACAAAGGCAACGTATGCTCCGAACCTGACCCGGGATGATGAAAGAATCGACTGGACTCGCACTTCCCGCGAAATTTACAATCAAATTCGCGGTCTGGTTCCTTACTCCGGCGGATTTACGCTGTGGAACGGGGATGTGTTCAAAGTATGGGCAGCGGCTAAGCCGGACAGTGCACAGACCCCATCTAACGATGCACAGCCAGGAAGCGTGCTAGAGCTTCATGAGAAGGGGATTGTTGTCAAAACAGGCGATGGCACGCTAACGCTGTTAACCGTCCAGCCCAGCGGCAAAAAGGCAATGGATGCGGCGCAATTCGTGCGCGGGACGAGCCTGACGGTCGGGACGGTGTTGTCGTGA
- the coaBC gene encoding bifunctional phosphopantothenoylcysteine decarboxylase/phosphopantothenate--cysteine ligase CoaBC, translating into MLNGKVIVLGVTGGIAAYKAATLCSRLVQRGADVHVIMTESAKQFIPELTLQTLTKNPVYSDTFDERDPSVVSHIHLADLADLVLIAPATANVIGKMAHGLADDMLTTTLLATTAPVMISPAMNVHMYTHPAVMANMETLVSRGVSMIEPGEGLLACGYVGKGRMEEPDTIVDVVERFFRDRGARPVALNEDKASSSTGILHGKKVVVTAGGTIERIDPVRYITNDSSGKMGFAIAKAAKQLGADVHLIAAHTDEAPPEGIKVERVESAQDMYDAVQRVFEHSDIVVKAAAVADYRPAEVATSKIKKRGETMTLDLVKTTDILESLGRQKTSQFLIGFAAETDTVEQFAREKLKRKNCDLIVANDVTQAGAGFGTDTNSVHIFDAEGLVLQLPVMSKEEVAQRLLTLAADRLTGRSS; encoded by the coding sequence ATGTTGAACGGAAAAGTCATTGTGCTTGGCGTTACGGGTGGCATTGCCGCGTATAAAGCAGCGACTTTATGCAGCAGGCTTGTCCAGAGGGGAGCGGATGTGCATGTCATTATGACGGAATCCGCGAAGCAGTTCATTCCGGAATTAACGCTTCAAACGCTGACCAAAAACCCGGTTTATAGCGATACCTTTGATGAACGGGACCCCTCGGTCGTCTCGCATATTCACTTGGCCGATCTGGCCGATTTGGTATTGATCGCTCCGGCCACAGCCAATGTTATCGGCAAGATGGCACATGGCCTGGCGGATGACATGCTGACCACGACGCTGCTCGCGACGACGGCTCCCGTCATGATCTCGCCGGCAATGAACGTGCATATGTACACGCACCCGGCCGTCATGGCCAATATGGAGACGCTGGTCTCCCGCGGGGTGTCCATGATTGAACCCGGAGAGGGGCTTCTGGCTTGCGGATATGTCGGAAAGGGACGGATGGAAGAACCTGATACGATTGTTGACGTGGTTGAACGTTTTTTCCGAGATCGCGGGGCACGACCTGTGGCGTTGAATGAGGATAAAGCGAGCAGCTCCACTGGCATATTGCACGGCAAAAAGGTGGTTGTCACAGCCGGCGGTACCATTGAGCGCATTGATCCGGTCCGGTATATAACGAATGATTCTTCCGGGAAAATGGGATTTGCGATCGCAAAAGCGGCCAAGCAGCTGGGAGCGGATGTTCACCTCATTGCCGCTCATACCGATGAAGCTCCACCAGAGGGAATCAAGGTGGAAAGAGTGGAATCGGCCCAGGATATGTACGATGCGGTGCAACGCGTATTCGAGCATAGTGATATCGTGGTCAAGGCGGCCGCTGTTGCCGATTATCGCCCAGCTGAGGTAGCGACATCTAAGATCAAAAAGCGTGGGGAGACCATGACGCTGGATCTTGTCAAAACAACCGACATTCTGGAGAGCCTGGGACGCCAAAAAACCTCCCAGTTCTTAATCGGATTTGCAGCTGAGACCGATACAGTGGAGCAGTTCGCCAGAGAAAAGCTGAAACGCAAAAATTGCGATCTGATCGTTGCTAACGATGTTACACAGGCAGGAGCGGGCTTTGGCACGGATACGAACAGCGTTCATATCTTTGATGCAGAAGGGCTGGTCCTGCAGCTTCCAGTGATGTCCAAGGAGGAAGTGGCCCAGAGGTTGTTAACGCTGGCGGCTGATCGGTTAACCGGGAGGTCATCCTGA